One window of Brevibacillus choshinensis genomic DNA carries:
- a CDS encoding M55 family metallopeptidase has protein sequence MKVFISVDMEGISGVIDDTDVDVGKKNYEYCRRLLTQDVNAAIEGALEAGATEILVNDSHDTMKNVILDELNPQAQLISGFKKPFLMMEGIDENFDAAFFIGYHGKAGTTNGILNHTLSGKIQRLFLNGKEVGEAGLNASLAAAFGVPVVLVTGDTQTAAEVEVDIPGVFTVAVKEGKGTNTGRCLHPSVTRKMIKEKAKEALQHSKNIKPLPIETSYTLEVEFKTTMSAQMVSYMPNVELLDGRTIRYQAHEMTQVMPVVLAMLLLSAS, from the coding sequence ATGAAAGTATTTATATCAGTAGATATGGAAGGAATATCAGGAGTCATTGACGATACAGACGTGGATGTGGGGAAAAAGAATTATGAGTATTGCCGAAGACTACTAACCCAAGATGTAAACGCGGCAATTGAGGGGGCGTTGGAGGCAGGGGCTACTGAAATTCTTGTAAACGACTCACACGATACGATGAAAAACGTAATTCTGGATGAATTGAACCCGCAAGCTCAATTGATCAGTGGATTTAAGAAACCCTTTTTAATGATGGAAGGCATCGACGAAAACTTCGATGCAGCCTTCTTTATCGGCTACCATGGAAAGGCTGGAACAACAAACGGTATCTTAAATCATACGTTAAGCGGAAAGATCCAACGGTTATTTTTGAATGGGAAAGAGGTTGGCGAAGCGGGTTTAAATGCAAGCCTTGCCGCAGCGTTTGGTGTTCCCGTTGTACTCGTCACCGGAGATACACAAACAGCAGCTGAAGTTGAGGTGGACATCCCTGGTGTTTTTACTGTAGCGGTGAAAGAAGGCAAAGGAACAAACACAGGGCGCTGCCTCCACCCCAGCGTGACCCGAAAAATGATCAAAGAGAAGGCAAAAGAAGCTTTGCAGCATTCAAAGAACATCAAACCACTGCCAATAGAGACCTCGTATACGCTTGAAGTTGAGTTTAAAACGACCATGTCTGCACAGATGGTCAGCTATATGCCCAATGTGGAGTTGCTCGATGGACGTACCATCCGCTATCAAGCGCATGAAATGACTCAGGTCATGCCTGTTGTCCTTGCCATGTTACTCCTTTCCGCCAGCTAG
- a CDS encoding ABC transporter permease encodes MAQLQHTKHLVRAIRPRFFNRLSMNGKIYWGLTLVLIVVLFSVFAPWITPYDPNTNDLTRVLQKPSTAHIFGTDNFGRDIFTRMLYAGRVDLQIGLIAVIVPLIFGTAVGLLSGYFGGWLNTLMMRLVDIVISFPFMVLIIAIISILGPGLMNMYIAIFIVGWSAYARIVRAEVLVVKQQEYILAARSIGYGHGRIILRHILPNVVSAALVYAMSDVVLCILLGASLSFMGLGVQPPAAEWGSMIAEGRNYIINAWWISAFPGVGIVLTGIGFSLLGDGLAEKIENH; translated from the coding sequence ATGGCACAGTTGCAGCATACGAAACACCTTGTCCGGGCAATCCGTCCACGATTCTTCAATCGTCTATCGATGAACGGCAAAATCTATTGGGGGCTAACTCTTGTACTCATCGTCGTTCTGTTTTCTGTATTCGCCCCGTGGATCACGCCATACGATCCCAATACGAATGATTTGACCAGAGTTCTCCAGAAACCTAGTACCGCTCATATATTTGGTACGGACAACTTCGGCAGAGACATATTTACAAGGATGTTATACGCGGGTCGCGTCGATTTGCAAATTGGTTTAATTGCCGTCATTGTTCCGCTCATTTTCGGAACTGCAGTCGGATTGCTCTCCGGCTATTTCGGAGGTTGGTTGAATACGCTTATGATGCGTCTTGTAGATATCGTTATCAGTTTTCCTTTTATGGTTTTGATCATTGCGATTATCTCGATTCTTGGTCCAGGACTCATGAATATGTATATCGCTATTTTCATCGTCGGCTGGAGCGCGTACGCGCGTATTGTCCGCGCCGAGGTATTGGTTGTGAAACAGCAGGAATATATTTTGGCAGCGCGCAGTATCGGCTATGGTCATGGCCGGATTATCCTGCGCCATATTTTGCCTAACGTTGTATCCGCAGCGTTAGTCTACGCGATGTCTGACGTCGTCCTGTGTATCCTGCTTGGTGCTTCCCTCAGTTTTATGGGGCTGGGTGTTCAACCTCCTGCAGCCGAATGGGGATCAATGATTGCCGAAGGACGCAACTACATTATTAATGCGTGGTGGATATCAGCTTTCCCAGGGGTCGGGATCGTACTTACTGGTATTGGTTTTAGTTTGTTGGGGGATGGTTTAGCAGAAAAAATTGAAAATCATTAA
- a CDS encoding ABC transporter permease, protein MIGIRHTSFVLQRAIQLLPVLLGISIVSFLIIHLIPGDPATIMLGPRATPENVKQLTAQMGLDKPLLDQYWIFLKNLFHGDLGSSILMKASVNTLIGERLGVSFFLIIYATVLSLVISIPVALWSSVKKDSLVDNGFRTVSIVGLALPSFWIGILLMLFFSINLKLFPVSGYGKNFFGHMYHLFLPALTISLSLAPVLIRPLRSKMISVLTSEYIEAARARGLRESRIMIRHVLRNAINGTITIIGVNIGWLLGGSVVIETVFSVPGMGQLLINSILARDYPVIQGLVLVFAVLVIVVNLLTDLCYSLLDPRVDLE, encoded by the coding sequence GTGATTGGCATCAGACACACAAGTTTCGTTCTACAGCGTGCTATCCAACTTCTTCCTGTCCTATTAGGAATTTCGATCGTGTCGTTTCTGATTATTCATCTTATTCCCGGGGACCCAGCGACCATCATGCTGGGACCCCGAGCAACTCCGGAAAACGTGAAACAGCTAACAGCACAAATGGGTCTGGATAAACCGCTCCTTGACCAATACTGGATTTTTCTCAAGAACCTGTTTCATGGTGATTTGGGTTCATCTATATTGATGAAAGCATCCGTGAACACGCTCATTGGAGAGCGTTTAGGCGTAAGTTTTTTTCTTATCATTTACGCTACGGTTCTCAGTTTGGTGATCAGCATTCCGGTTGCGTTATGGTCATCAGTCAAGAAAGACTCACTCGTTGACAATGGTTTTCGAACGGTATCAATTGTTGGTTTAGCCTTGCCCTCCTTCTGGATCGGCATACTGTTGATGTTGTTTTTTAGTATTAATCTGAAGCTGTTCCCCGTTTCCGGATATGGGAAAAACTTTTTCGGTCATATGTACCATCTGTTCTTACCGGCACTGACTATCTCTCTTTCGCTTGCACCGGTCCTAATTCGGCCACTACGAAGCAAAATGATTAGCGTGCTCACCTCCGAATACATTGAAGCAGCCCGAGCCAGAGGTTTGCGTGAAAGCCGAATCATGATTAGGCACGTTCTACGAAATGCCATTAACGGCACGATTACCATAATTGGCGTAAATATTGGTTGGCTGCTCGGAGGAAGCGTCGTTATCGAAACGGTTTTCTCAGTACCTGGAATGGGGCAGTTGTTGATTAATTCTATCCTGGCGCGAGATTACCCGGTTATTCAAGGATTGGTGCTAGTATTCGCGGTTCTCGTTATTGTGGTCAATTTGCTGACCGACTTGTGCTACAGCTTACTTGATCCGAGAGTCGACTTGGAATAG
- a CDS encoding ABC transporter substrate-binding protein, which yields MRKIRKCIQNGIVSLLSLLLVVGTAACSSEETSSPPAASGQSAEGQSAQGQETPKSGGILRFSRTQDAVNLDPIKPLENLSIWTVVLIYDTLVRTAPDGNGYEPGLATDWTISPDGKKFVFNLRKDVKFHNGMPVTAEDVKFSLDRARSKDSNWNWLYTTITSVDITGENQVTIKTNEPYAPMLSNLALFAAAIVPEKVVKEKGNDYLANNPIGSGPFVFEQWQRGQKMSFKKNPDYWQKGKPYLDGVEFVQEAEDTTRLLKLSADEIDVASDVPYSSIATLKASPNVNVQQDPLAGINLIHINNTIEPFNDPKIRQAMNYAVDRNAIIQTVLMGNGKSATSYLPRVLYYDDKLPSYEYNLEKAKQLMAESSKPNGFKTTLTINSGNEIYRQLAVILKQELMAIGIDIEIAQLEPGTKEENLNAMKYEIAAGYVTSDVIDPDELTTYEVVSDSGTKSFFTGYKNPKVDELAVKARGELDEGKRKEMYAEIQKIVKDDAPFIFLFEQPSSYATSKNVKGFKVMTTGNYRLEDVWLNK from the coding sequence ATGAGAAAAATTAGGAAATGTATCCAAAACGGAATTGTTTCGTTGCTGTCACTATTGCTCGTTGTTGGAACAGCTGCTTGTTCAAGTGAAGAAACCAGTTCACCTCCCGCAGCAAGTGGTCAATCGGCTGAAGGACAATCAGCCCAGGGGCAAGAAACGCCGAAATCTGGAGGAATATTGCGTTTTTCCCGCACACAAGATGCGGTTAATCTGGATCCCATCAAGCCGCTGGAGAATCTTTCAATTTGGACGGTCGTACTCATTTACGATACTTTGGTTCGAACAGCGCCAGATGGTAATGGCTATGAACCAGGATTAGCTACAGACTGGACGATTTCTCCCGATGGGAAAAAGTTTGTCTTTAATTTACGTAAGGACGTGAAGTTTCACAACGGAATGCCGGTAACCGCTGAGGATGTGAAATTCTCTTTGGACCGTGCTCGCAGCAAAGACTCCAATTGGAACTGGCTGTATACCACTATTACGTCTGTTGATATCACTGGGGAAAACCAAGTGACAATCAAAACGAATGAGCCGTACGCTCCAATGCTTTCTAACTTGGCGCTATTTGCTGCAGCGATCGTCCCAGAGAAGGTTGTGAAAGAAAAAGGGAATGATTATTTGGCGAATAATCCAATTGGATCAGGTCCTTTTGTTTTCGAACAATGGCAACGTGGACAAAAGATGAGCTTTAAAAAAAATCCGGACTATTGGCAAAAAGGGAAGCCGTATCTTGATGGTGTCGAATTTGTACAAGAAGCTGAGGACACCACTCGCTTGCTCAAGCTAAGCGCGGACGAAATCGATGTTGCCTCTGATGTGCCTTATAGCTCAATCGCAACATTAAAAGCTAGTCCGAATGTTAATGTACAGCAAGATCCTCTGGCTGGGATTAACCTGATCCATATCAATAACACCATTGAGCCATTTAACGATCCGAAAATTCGCCAGGCAATGAATTATGCTGTTGACCGCAATGCTATTATTCAAACAGTTCTAATGGGGAACGGAAAATCAGCTACCTCTTACTTACCGCGAGTTCTCTACTACGACGACAAGCTGCCAAGCTACGAATACAATTTGGAGAAGGCAAAACAATTGATGGCAGAATCATCGAAACCAAATGGGTTTAAGACAACATTGACGATTAACTCTGGTAATGAAATTTATCGACAGCTGGCCGTGATTCTCAAACAGGAACTGATGGCAATCGGTATAGATATTGAGATTGCCCAGCTTGAACCGGGTACGAAAGAAGAAAATTTGAATGCAATGAAATATGAGATCGCTGCTGGATATGTCACAAGTGACGTTATTGACCCAGATGAACTGACTACCTATGAAGTAGTTTCAGACAGCGGGACGAAATCGTTCTTCACTGGATACAAAAACCCCAAAGTGGATGAGTTGGCTGTGAAAGCAAGGGGTGAACTGGACGAAGGCAAACGGAAGGAAATGTATGCTGAAATCCAAAAGATAGTCAAAGACGATGCACCTTTTATCTTCTTGTTCGAACAGCCTAGCTCTTATGCGACATCTAAAAATGTAAAGGGCTTTAAGGTAATGACAACTGGGAACTATCGTCTTGAAGATGTCTGGTTGAATAAATAA
- a CDS encoding glycerol-3-phosphate responsive antiterminator, translated as MDELIAAVRSLKEIDKGLRANVGTFFILECTLSQLKNITKMMHENQKEWYLHIDLVKGLKEEEAAMEYLAREIKPTGIITTRKSLIPIARAYSLRTILRFFAIDSVSLRNIVRTAQEVRPDCVEVLPGIVPKVIARLHEQLEPIGIKIITGGLVDQLSEVQGVMAAGAHAVSVGNTDLWKNLQLTRTSE; from the coding sequence ATGGATGAACTCATCGCGGCTGTTCGTTCTTTGAAGGAGATCGATAAGGGGTTACGTGCGAATGTAGGAACTTTTTTCATTCTTGAGTGCACATTATCTCAGTTGAAAAATATAACGAAAATGATGCATGAGAATCAGAAAGAATGGTATCTCCACATCGATTTGGTCAAAGGATTAAAAGAGGAAGAGGCCGCGATGGAATATCTTGCACGTGAGATCAAACCAACAGGGATTATTACAACTAGAAAATCGTTGATTCCCATAGCTCGAGCTTATTCGCTACGTACAATTCTCCGTTTCTTTGCTATCGATTCCGTATCGCTGCGCAATATTGTGAGGACGGCTCAGGAGGTAAGACCTGATTGCGTAGAAGTGTTGCCGGGCATTGTCCCCAAGGTGATTGCACGTCTCCACGAGCAATTGGAGCCCATTGGAATTAAAATCATAACCGGTGGACTTGTCGATCAACTCAGCGAGGTACAGGGTGTTATGGCGGCAGGTGCTCATGCTGTATCGGTAGGGAATACCGACTTGTGGAAAAATCTCCAATTGACAAGAACATCAGAATAA
- a CDS encoding glycerol-3-phosphate dehydrogenase/oxidase, which translates to MGVRNSFSATDREPCLKKMAEQQLDLLIVGGGITGAGIAWDASLRGLNVGLVEKKDFGWGTSSRSTKLIHGGLRYLKQGEISLVKEVGKERALLYHLAPHLVHPLKMLLPMYKGGSLGPVSTSIGLWLYDWLAGVTKHERRTMLSTSITATHEPLLSKDGMLGGGMYYEYMTDDARLTLEIMRSALIEGALACNYTEVTRFYYVEGRIEGAYVTDCCSGKEYLLKAKKIVNATGPWVDNLRELDKSKRGKRLHLTKGVHIVIPYERMPIKQSLYFDTSDGRMVFAIPRGEIVYVGTTDTAYQDNIEHPIASTGDRDYLLDAVNKLCPTLKLTREDVKSSWVGLRPLIYQEGKGPSELSRKDEIFLSPSGLITIAGGKLTGFRKMAEKVVNLVCKQLRKEEQLNFGPCITDNSPILGSGGHGPDGFRIQINTLQQKASELGVPQTQTKRWLFTYGCSTNEIFTNLQVEGRSKNSSPTEQELIGAELKYAWEREMICRSDDFLIRRTGLLFFYPELFIAYLHQTIQFLAEKQHWTEQEKGEEQKRMMQLYSEALFTSNSK; encoded by the coding sequence GTGGGTGTCAGGAATTCGTTTTCCGCCACAGATCGGGAGCCTTGTCTAAAGAAGATGGCGGAACAACAATTAGATTTACTCATTGTGGGGGGAGGTATTACTGGAGCAGGGATTGCTTGGGACGCATCACTTAGGGGTTTGAATGTTGGGTTAGTGGAGAAAAAGGACTTTGGTTGGGGAACAAGTAGTCGTTCGACGAAATTAATTCACGGCGGACTGCGCTATTTAAAACAGGGGGAAATTAGTCTAGTTAAAGAGGTGGGGAAAGAACGCGCGTTACTCTACCATTTGGCTCCCCATCTCGTCCATCCACTGAAAATGCTCCTCCCCATGTATAAAGGCGGATCGCTAGGTCCAGTTAGTACATCCATAGGTCTCTGGTTGTACGACTGGTTAGCTGGGGTCACGAAACATGAGCGGCGTACGATGCTGTCTACGTCCATTACTGCTACCCATGAGCCGCTGTTGTCAAAGGATGGGATGCTTGGCGGAGGAATGTACTATGAATACATGACTGATGATGCTCGTCTTACGCTTGAAATAATGCGATCGGCCCTCATTGAAGGCGCATTGGCCTGCAACTATACCGAAGTGACCCGGTTTTATTATGTGGAGGGTCGTATTGAAGGGGCATACGTGACTGACTGCTGTAGCGGTAAAGAGTACTTGCTGAAAGCGAAAAAAATAGTCAATGCCACTGGGCCATGGGTAGACAATTTGCGGGAACTCGATAAATCCAAGCGAGGCAAACGACTGCATTTGACCAAAGGTGTACATATTGTCATTCCCTATGAGCGTATGCCAATCAAACAATCTCTTTATTTTGACACAAGTGACGGTCGAATGGTGTTTGCGATTCCGCGCGGTGAGATTGTCTATGTAGGTACGACGGATACGGCGTACCAAGATAATATTGAACATCCAATAGCCTCAACAGGGGATCGGGATTATCTGCTGGATGCTGTAAACAAGCTGTGCCCTACCTTGAAATTAACAAGAGAAGACGTGAAATCTAGTTGGGTTGGCCTACGTCCACTCATTTATCAAGAAGGAAAAGGGCCGTCAGAGTTGTCTCGAAAAGACGAAATATTTCTCTCCCCCTCTGGGCTGATTACGATAGCGGGTGGCAAGCTGACCGGTTTTCGCAAAATGGCAGAAAAGGTTGTTAATTTGGTTTGCAAACAGTTACGAAAGGAAGAACAATTAAACTTCGGCCCATGTATTACGGATAATTCTCCAATTCTAGGTAGTGGTGGACATGGCCCGGATGGGTTTAGGATCCAGATCAACACCCTTCAGCAAAAAGCGTCAGAGTTAGGCGTTCCGCAAACACAAACGAAGCGTTGGTTATTTACCTATGGCTGTTCAACTAACGAGATTTTCACAAATTTGCAGGTAGAAGGTCGAAGTAAAAACAGTTCACCCACAGAACAGGAGCTTATCGGAGCGGAGTTGAAATACGCATGGGAAAGAGAAATGATCTGTCGCAGCGACGATTTTCTGATTCGTCGTACCGGATTGCTCTTTTTTTACCCTGAGTTGTTTATTGCCTATTTGCATCAAACCATACAGTTTTTGGCGGAAAAACAGCATTGGACTGAACAGGAAAAAGGGGAAGAACAAAAACGGATGATGCAGTTATACTCGGAAGCGCTGTTTACTAGCAATTCGAAATGA
- a CDS encoding lamin tail domain-containing protein has product MVKQRSNYSRFRTLGLTITVLIGAITPAGWLPQAKANIADHLVISEVYGGGGNSGAFYKNDYIELYNPTGQAVSLSGKMATIR; this is encoded by the coding sequence ATGGTGAAACAGAGGAGCAACTACAGTCGCTTTCGAACGCTGGGGCTGACGATCACCGTATTGATCGGAGCAATCACTCCGGCAGGTTGGCTGCCGCAGGCTAAGGCGAATATCGCCGATCATCTGGTCATCAGCGAAGTTTACGGAGGCGGGGGAAACAGCGGGGCTTTCTACAAAAATGACTATATTGAACTGTACAATCCGACGGGACAAGCTGTTTCGCTCTCCGGGAAAATGGCAACTATACGCTGA
- the rlmD gene encoding 23S rRNA (uracil(1939)-C(5))-methyltransferase RlmD: protein MAKTTKKRRGPQPTAKAELNVPVRVGQTVEVEITGLNHEGAGVGRVEGYTLFVEGALAGEKVHARVDHVKKNFGFAKMTSVVEASTYRSMPPCPVYDRCGGCSLQHLVYEEQLRHKQQIVRDNLRRIGGFPVEGEGAITVHPTLGMTDPWRYRNKAQVPIGEENGALVGGFYAEKSHSIIDMDECLIQHKANDEAVAAVKKIAAGLNIQPYDEVRHTGLLRHVVAKIGVQTGEVMVVLVTTEETIPRLEELVEAIRTQVSGVTSIVQNVNPDKTNVIFGKKTVTLWGSDVIYDYIGPIKFAISARSFYQVNPAQTEVLYNKTLEYVGATGTETVIDAYCGIGTISLFLAQKSKHVYGVEIVPEAIADANRNAELNGVENATFETGPAEVVIPAWKEQGIRPDVIVVDPPRKGCDEALLATILEMRPQKVVYVSCNPSTLARDLKVLAEAYEVCEVQPVDMFPHTGHVECCSLLVWNGNNE, encoded by the coding sequence GTGGCGAAGACAACAAAGAAGCGGCGCGGACCGCAGCCGACAGCGAAGGCGGAGCTGAATGTCCCCGTTCGTGTCGGACAAACCGTGGAAGTGGAGATCACCGGACTGAATCACGAAGGAGCCGGCGTGGGCCGGGTTGAAGGATATACGCTATTTGTCGAGGGTGCACTAGCTGGAGAGAAAGTGCATGCGCGCGTCGACCATGTGAAGAAAAATTTCGGCTTTGCCAAGATGACGAGTGTCGTGGAGGCGAGTACCTATCGCTCGATGCCACCCTGTCCCGTCTACGACCGTTGCGGTGGCTGCTCTTTGCAGCACCTCGTTTACGAGGAACAGCTGCGCCACAAGCAGCAGATCGTCCGGGACAACCTCCGTCGGATCGGTGGCTTTCCTGTTGAGGGAGAAGGCGCGATCACCGTTCACCCGACGCTCGGCATGACCGATCCATGGCGCTATCGCAACAAGGCACAGGTCCCTATCGGGGAAGAGAACGGCGCTTTGGTGGGTGGCTTTTACGCGGAGAAATCTCACTCTATCATCGACATGGACGAGTGCCTGATCCAGCATAAGGCGAATGACGAAGCCGTGGCTGCTGTGAAGAAGATCGCAGCTGGACTGAACATTCAGCCCTACGATGAAGTACGTCACACCGGACTGCTGCGTCATGTCGTGGCCAAGATCGGTGTGCAGACTGGGGAAGTCATGGTTGTTTTGGTCACGACCGAAGAGACGATCCCTCGACTGGAAGAGCTGGTAGAGGCGATCCGCACCCAAGTGTCAGGCGTGACCAGCATCGTGCAGAACGTCAATCCGGACAAGACCAACGTCATTTTTGGCAAAAAAACCGTCACCCTCTGGGGAAGCGATGTCATCTACGATTATATCGGCCCTATTAAATTCGCCATCTCGGCACGCTCATTCTATCAGGTAAACCCGGCGCAAACCGAAGTCTTGTACAACAAGACGCTGGAGTACGTAGGTGCCACGGGAACCGAGACCGTTATTGATGCATACTGCGGCATCGGGACCATTTCGCTATTTTTGGCACAGAAGTCCAAGCATGTGTACGGCGTGGAAATCGTGCCGGAAGCCATCGCGGATGCGAATCGCAATGCCGAGTTGAACGGCGTGGAGAATGCTACGTTTGAGACTGGCCCGGCTGAAGTAGTGATTCCTGCGTGGAAAGAGCAAGGGATTCGACCTGATGTAATCGTGGTCGACCCGCCAAGAAAAGGCTGTGACGAGGCGCTGCTTGCGACCATTTTGGAGATGCGGCCGCAGAAGGTTGTGTACGTGTCCTGTAATCCGTCTACGCTGGCGAGGGATTTGAAGGTGCTGGCAGAGGCGTATGAGGTGTGTGAAGTGCAGCCGGTGGATATGTTCCCGCATACGGGACATGTGGAGTGCTGTTCACTATTAGTTTGGAACGGAAATAACGAATGA
- a CDS encoding diacylglycerol kinase, with product MKRARLIYNPSSGREIVRRRLPDILDLMESAGYETSCHATRGEDDATEEAARAVARGYDLIIAAGGDGTIYEVVNGMAEQRSRPSLGIIPCGTSNDFARAVGIPKSISRACEIITKGKKKKIDLGKINNRYFINIAGGGSLTNLTYEVPSKLKTMIGQLAYYVKGLEKLPSLHPIRVRLESRKEVLLDEEIMIFLIANSHSVGGFDKLAPDADLSDGKLDVIVVKKLNIAEFIRLATSAVRGEHLKDPNILYFQSDYIKATSPGAEIVQLNLDGELGGQLPCVVEALPGHIELFVP from the coding sequence TTGAAACGAGCCAGATTAATCTACAATCCGAGCTCCGGCCGGGAGATAGTGCGTCGGAGATTGCCGGATATCCTTGATTTGATGGAGTCGGCCGGATATGAGACTTCGTGCCATGCGACCAGAGGAGAAGATGATGCAACCGAGGAAGCAGCACGTGCTGTGGCCCGCGGTTACGACCTCATTATCGCCGCTGGTGGGGATGGTACGATCTATGAAGTGGTAAACGGGATGGCGGAGCAAAGGTCGCGCCCATCCTTAGGAATAATCCCATGCGGAACGAGCAATGACTTCGCCCGTGCAGTCGGCATTCCCAAATCGATCAGCCGCGCCTGCGAGATCATCACCAAAGGGAAGAAAAAGAAAATTGACTTGGGCAAGATCAACAACCGTTACTTTATCAATATCGCGGGTGGGGGATCGTTGACGAATCTCACCTACGAGGTGCCGAGCAAGCTGAAAACGATGATCGGACAGCTGGCGTATTACGTCAAAGGATTGGAGAAGCTCCCATCTTTGCACCCGATCCGCGTCCGTCTGGAAAGTCGCAAAGAGGTGCTGCTGGACGAGGAAATCATGATCTTTCTCATTGCCAACAGCCATTCTGTCGGGGGCTTCGACAAGCTGGCACCAGATGCCGATCTATCCGACGGCAAGCTGGATGTCATCGTGGTAAAAAAGTTGAACATCGCGGAATTTATTCGCTTGGCGACGTCGGCTGTGCGCGGTGAGCACTTGAAGGACCCGAACATTTTATATTTCCAATCTGACTACATCAAGGCGACCTCTCCAGGAGCCGAAATAGTACAGCTCAATCTGGACGGCGAGCTCGGCGGCCAGTTACCCTGCGTCGTGGAAGCATTACCAGGTCATATCGAGTTGTTCGTGCCGTAG
- a CDS encoding ROK family glucokinase, with product MEQIIVGVDVGGTAIKMALITPAGELVTKVQEPTPVTQGEDGILQKVAQMAEELLHKHGYTKEQTLGIGVGVPGPIDAKNGVVLQAVNLHWRIPVPLRDKLKALTGLSVAVENDANMAALGEMWQGAGQGAEDLVAITLGTGVGGGIIVHGNVVHGINGVGGEIGHITMTPDGGSICNCGKTGCLETYTSATAIIREGQLAATNGTSPALATVLAEQGVIKAKDVLDAAKAGDSASLAIVNQVALYLGLALSHLAILLNPAKVVIGGGVAAAGEFLFSRVRESFARFVPFTYVVESTQIVAASLGNDAGVYGAGWMIRSQMND from the coding sequence GTGGAGCAAATCATTGTAGGTGTGGACGTCGGAGGAACGGCAATCAAGATGGCCCTGATTACCCCAGCAGGTGAGCTTGTGACAAAAGTACAGGAGCCCACACCCGTCACGCAGGGCGAAGACGGTATCTTGCAAAAAGTGGCGCAAATGGCAGAAGAGCTCCTTCACAAACACGGCTATACCAAGGAACAGACTCTTGGAATCGGTGTCGGCGTCCCTGGTCCGATTGATGCCAAGAACGGTGTCGTCCTACAAGCCGTCAATCTGCATTGGCGAATACCTGTCCCTCTCCGAGATAAACTGAAAGCGCTGACAGGCCTGAGCGTCGCCGTGGAAAATGATGCGAACATGGCAGCACTTGGCGAAATGTGGCAGGGTGCCGGTCAAGGTGCCGAAGATCTGGTCGCCATCACGCTGGGCACGGGAGTCGGTGGCGGTATCATTGTCCACGGGAATGTCGTCCATGGCATCAATGGCGTAGGCGGAGAAATCGGCCACATCACGATGACGCCAGATGGTGGTTCTATATGCAACTGCGGCAAAACCGGTTGCCTGGAGACCTATACCTCCGCGACCGCCATCATCCGCGAGGGTCAACTAGCGGCGACAAACGGAACAAGTCCCGCGCTAGCTACTGTACTAGCCGAGCAAGGGGTAATCAAGGCAAAGGACGTCCTCGATGCGGCCAAGGCTGGTGACAGCGCGTCTCTCGCGATTGTCAATCAGGTTGCGCTCTATCTCGGACTCGCTCTGTCCCATCTGGCGATCCTGCTGAACCCTGCCAAGGTCGTCATCGGCGGTGGCGTGGCAGCAGCCGGGGAGTTTCTCTTTTCCCGTGTCCGCGAGTCATTTGCTCGCTTTGTCCCGTTTACGTACGTCGTGGAGTCCACGCAGATTGTGGCAGCGAGCCTGGGAAATGACGCAGGTGTGTATGGTGCCGGCTGGATGATCCGCTCGCAAATGAACGATTAA